CGGGCCGTTCGCCTGACAGGGTCTCGGTCTTGGAGCCCTCACACGCACGGGCTGCTCCGGGGGGGCGCGCGTGCGAAAGCCTCTTCAGCCGGGGTCGCCTTGCGCGACGCGTGTTTACGAGGAATCGCAAGATTCGAGAGACGCGCGAATGTCCCGTGGACTGGACGCCCCTGCGCAAGGAAATCCGCAAGCCGTTCCGCCAAAGTGTCGAGGTCGACGTGTGCCCGAAGTGTCAGGGGATCTTCCTCGACAAGAAGGAGGTCGAGGCCATGACGGGCAGCCATCGCCTCCACAAGCTCCTCACGAAGTACACGGGCCTTAACTCGAATGTCCAGCTTCTTTGCCCGAACTGCGGCGGCCTGATGGAGGCAGAGGACGCAGGCGGCATCCGGGTCGACGTGTGCCTCGACTGCTTCGGTGTCTGGCTCGCGGCGGGTGAACTGGAGCGACTGGAAGCCATGCCGCATTCCACCTTCCGACACCTCACGCCGGAGGAAATGGCGGAGTACCGGGCGAAGAAGGAGATCGAACTCAAGGACCATCTCGATGCGGTCCGGAGCATGCTCCTGGAACTCCGACGGCTGTAGCCTCGCAGGATTTCGGACGGCCCGCCATCGAGCTCCGCTGAAGGGCATGATCGAAGCCGTGCGGCGGGGAGCGGACTGGCGTCACGTGATCCCGCCGCGGCTCTTCAGGACAGCGGGGCTTCGGCTCAGGCTGGCGGTTTTCGATCACGGCCCGCGGCTCGGAGCAATTTGCGCCAAGCGACGACGAAGATGCCGATTCCGAGCACGCCGTACACGGGAACATAGACGAAGAGCGGCGTCCAGTCCGGCGGATAGTTGTAGGGAATCGTGAGCGCCGCGGTGACGAGGCCGGCGAACAGGTTTGCGGCGAAGACGGTGAGGAACGCGATGCCCCAGCCCTCTCCATGCAGGTCACGGAATAGCGACACTCCGCGGCGCCGAGCCAAACCTTCCATTCCTCCGAGCATGCCGGCCGAGAACGCCACGGTGGCGACG
The sequence above is drawn from the Thermoplasmata archaeon genome and encodes:
- a CDS encoding zf-TFIIB domain-containing protein, which encodes MFTRNRKIRETRECPVDWTPLRKEIRKPFRQSVEVDVCPKCQGIFLDKKEVEAMTGSHRLHKLLTKYTGLNSNVQLLCPNCGGLMEAEDAGGIRVDVCLDCFGVWLAAGELERLEAMPHSTFRHLTPEEMAEYRAKKEIELKDHLDAVRSMLLELRRL